One Bombus huntii isolate Logan2020A chromosome 12, iyBomHunt1.1, whole genome shotgun sequence DNA segment encodes these proteins:
- the LOC126871754 gene encoding uroporphyrinogen-III synthase has protein sequence MAPRYEKIILCRGLSEKNDSQEAYVETLKTAGYSCDCLPTLRFEFVNISELRECLLSSSSYYGLILTSRRAAEAIKLSAKEDDDILHPWRILPVYCVGPATESFVKTHLSSDNCFGKEAGNAKELAELLVASVAKKSKPLLYPCSEIGRETIEKTLNESDINVHRIVTYRTLPSETLERDLLKFMDNMPKIFVFFSPSIVEHIVALLKKKLYDMNNIKAVAIGPVTEQALVHTGLKVFATANKPDPISLLKAISDAEKSGLDEKTE, from the exons ATGGCACCGCGTtacgaaaaaataattttatgtcgTGGCTTGTCTGAAAAGAATGATTCACAAGAGGCTTACGTAGAAACGTTGAAAACGGCAGGTTATTCGTGCGACTGTTTACCTACTTTACGTTTCGAATTCGTGAATATATCGGAGCTCAGGGAATGCCTTCTGTCATCGTCTTCATACTATG GGTTGATATTAACAAGCCGACGTGCTGCAGAGGCAATTAAACTTTCTGCAAAGGAAGATGATGACATTCTACACCCCTGGAGAATTTTGCCAGTGTATTGTGTAGGACCAGCAACTGAATCTTTTGTTAAAACTCACTTAAGTTCAGACAACTGTTTTGGTAAAGAAGCTGGCAATGCCAAAGAATTAGCTGAATTGTTAGTGGCTTCTGTTGCAAAGAAATCAAAGCCCTTACTATATCCTTGTAGCGAGATAGGGCGAGAAACAATTGAAAAGACCCTTAATGAAAGTGACATAAATGTCCATAGAATAGTTACTTATAGAACTCTGCCCAGTGAAACTTTGGAGcgtgatttattaaaattcatggACAATATGCccaaaatatttgttttctttagtCCATCGATAGTAGAACATATAGTAGCTctattgaaaaagaaattgtacgATATGAACAATATAAAAGCAGTTGCTATTGGACCTGTGACTGAGCAAGCACTAGTCCATACTGGTCTGAAAGTATTTGCTACTGCGAACAAacctgatccaatatctctaTTGAAGGCCATTAGTGATGCTGAGAAAAGTGGACTTGATGAAAAGACTGaatga